A single genomic interval of Anopheles darlingi chromosome X, idAnoDarlMG_H_01, whole genome shotgun sequence harbors:
- the LOC125953601 gene encoding serine-rich adhesin for platelets-like yields MVVRVSVPVPCVALEEEGITFYGGLVKRSNQNPFSSSTAAVAPSSSAGALTQEEDELLQLEDEYALRRGSPPGVAGTSAEWLRSTGPVTSPINIGSAFLNGGIPDWSRCDSMFMDEAVDELLAAKCCTTASSGNHSATTGERLSMDRRKAADVYRNEINTTSFSSDAEASIIVHEDICNKNISIIDSSSTTTYSTTKFSTGERCSVTAAAAAATVRGDCSNSNGAVAAPAVSVAGAVVKISADEQQQQRLKHSSYSYNSTNNSSSRSSSSSSSSSSSSSSSSSSSSSSSSSSSSNNDTNSSNSSNSNSSGSGNSSSSSGGLWAGGSFGIVAEEELDDEVEVEEEQEEEKEEDSDTATTQHLPELMHWTNETCVNNGLFTDDVLSDQLWISAPINGTHLTQDQHHQHPHGTEPPGVACSGTMTAYGTTIDYYAEPKISPISLHDEIEQLSANWDCDVVSNHLASAPPFAALHYTSSTADDPMLCAGSSPVQINESVSLNMLRWLEEDISSTIDNQHTAPSRPGSDHSTGEALRVAAPAPAQPLSPPSLTKKSAERPQSTDQVSGFGKNLDLIQTLFSLSPDSQLPENTNQSQRDHNYFTVKRCNSNLAGESEMHRKRLHSNTDKEESEKEEHQKETNREECKEAIRKPSDTKRAKRDSSTSKIYAATNTTTSTISATSTTLSATTTMNTMFNTATSAATEHAIPSAPLYTTRQDRRRPTAMALRLDVCTQSPRTNVASNLNHTHNPVSTLTVDTPELTNDILDLEDEKFDLLSFIDAAPFEENLLELKNINSRRDPERLNPVTSILPSVAKQEGTDKETVSTEDIECANLTPSLSLPLCHLLTIDTLNHVNLEPEATCELLSSSGRYQADHDSVRAGSRSSASSAYGGDSSSDVSFSSSSKPPKRRGRPPKMPSGTLLDRSAYQHLSEADWRYREQRDKNNEASRKSRINRKDRELKLEAEADELSVKHRKLSYDEKRLQRECQKWRKAVMKLALL; encoded by the exons ATGGTGGTGCGGGTGTCTGTTCCAGTGCCCTGCGTGGCactggaagaagaagggataaCCTTTTACGGAGGCCTAGTCAAACGGAGCAACCAGAATCCCTTTTCTTCGTCGACCGCCGCagtagcaccatcatcatcagcaggcgCCTTAAcacaggaggaggacgagctgCTTCAGTTGGAGGACGAGTACGCTCTGCGCAGAGGATCTCCGCCCGGTGTGGCAGGGACGAGTGCCGAGTGGCTGAGATCAACCGGTCCCGTTACCAGCCCAATCAATATAGGATCGGCCTTTTTGAACGGAGGAATTCCCGATTGGTCGAGGTGCGACAGCATGTTCATGGACGAGGCGGTGGACGAGCTGCTGGCGGCGAAGTGCTGTACAAcagccagcagcggcaaccaCAGCGCTACAACAGGTGAACGACTGTCGATGGACCGGCGGAAGGCAGCAGACGTCTACCGGAATGAAATCAATACGACAAGCTTCAGTAGCGATGCTGAGGCAAGCATCATTGTACACGAGGACATATGCAATAAGAACATAAGCATcattgacagcagcagcaccaccacctactCCACCACAAAGTTTTCCACTGGAGAACGGTGCtcggtgacagcagcagcagcagcagcaacagtacgagGCGACTGCAGTAACAGCAACGGTGCTGTGGCAGCGCCAGCAGTGTCTGTGGCGGGAGCAGTAGTAAAGATATCTGCcgatgagcagcaacagcaacgattAAAACATAGTAGCTATAGCTATAATAGTACTAATAatagtagtagtcgtagtagtagtagtagtagtagtagtagtagtagtagtagtagtagtagtagtagtagtagtagtagtagtagtagtagtagtagtaataatgATACGAATAGCAGTAATAGtagcaatagcaatagcagtggtagtggtaatagtagcagtagcagtggagGCCTCTGGGCAGGTGGCAGTTTTGGTATAGTGGCGGAAGAGGAACTGGATGATGAAGTGGAAGttgaggaggaacaggaggaggaaaaggaggaagacaGCGACACAGCCACTACACAACACCTACCTGAGCTGATGCATTGGACGAACGAAACGTGCGTCAACAATGGCCTCTTCACCGACGATGTGCTCTCCGATCAGCTTTGGATCAGCGCTCCAATCAATGGCACTCATCTCACGCaggaccaacaccaccaacatccaCATGGCACCGAACCGCCGGGCGTTGCGTGCAGTGGCACTATGACCGCCTACGGTACCACGATCGACTATTATGCTGAGCCCAAAATCAGCCCGATATCGCTGCACGATGAAATAGAACAGCTGTCGGCAAACTGGGACTGCGACGTGGTATCCAACCATCTTGCTTCAGCCCCGCCGTTCGCGGCACTACACTACACCTCCAGCACAGCTGATGACCCGATGCTTTGCGCCGGGTCTAGCCCAGTGCAGATCAACGAATCAGTCTCACTCAATATGCTTCGCTGGCTGGAAGAGGACATCTCCTCCACCATTGACAACCAACATACCGCCCCATCACGTCCAGGATCGGACCACAGCACTGGAGAGGCATTAAGAGTCGCAGCACCTGCGCCAGCGCAACCgctatcaccaccatcactaacAAAGAAGTCCGCGGAGCGTCCACAATCGACCGACCAAGTGTCcggttttgggaaaaatcTGGATCTTATTCAAACTCTTTTTAGCTTATCGCCGGACAGCCAACTGCCGGAGAACACGAATCAATCGCAGCGCGATCACAACTATTTCACTGTCAAGAGGTGCAATAGCAATTTGGCCGGTGAGTCCGAGATGCACCGCAAGCGCCTTCACAGCAACACAGACAAGGAAGAATCGGAGAAAGAGGAGCACcagaaagaaacaaatagaGAGGAGTGCAAGGAGGCAATAAGGAAGCCATCGGATACTAAGAGAGCCAAGCGAGATAGCAGTACATCGAAGATATATGCTGCAACGAATACTACTACTTCAACTATTAGTGCCACTAGTACTACTCTTTCTGCTACGACTACTATGAATACTATGTTTAAtactgctacttctgctgctacagAGCATGCCATTCCTTCAGCACCACTATACACAACGCGGCAGGATAGGAGGCGACCGACAGCGATGGCCCTTAGACTAGATGTATGCACGCAGTCACCACGGACCAACGTTGCCTCCAatctcaaccacacacacaatcccgTGTCAACGTTGACCGTCGACACACCCGAACTAACCAACGACATCCTGGACCTGGAAGACGAGAAGTTCGATCTCCTTTCCTTCATCGACGCCGCTCCGTTCGAG GAAAACTTATTGGAGCTGAAGAACATCAATTCACGACGAGATCCCGAGCGATTAAATCCTGTGACTAGCATCTTACCTTCAGTAGCAAAACAGGAAGGAACTGATAAGGAAACTGTATCAACAGAAGATATTGAGTGTGCAAATTTGACGCCCTCGTTGTCGCTTCCGCTTTGCCACCTGCTGACGATCGACACCTTGAACCATGTGAACCTTGAACCGGAGGCTACATGTGAACTACTGTCATCATCCGGACGATACCAGGCGGACCACGACTCGGTACGCGCCGGTTCAAGATCGTCCGCTTCGTCCGCATATGGCGGCGATTCGAGTTCGGATGTGTCTTTCAGTAGCAGCTCAAAGCCTCCAAAACGGCGAGGCCGACCCCCAAAAATGCCCAGCGGAACGCTGCTCGATCGGTCAGCCTACCAGCATTTGAGCGAGGCGGACTGGCGTTACCGTGAGCAGCGAGACAAGAACAACGAGGCATCTCGCAAGTCACGCATCAATCGAAAAGATCGTGAGCTGAAGCTGGAGGCCGAGGCGGACGAGCTGAGTGTGAAGCACCGGAAGCTGTCGTATGATGAGAAGCGGTTACAGCGAGAGTGCCAGAAGTGGCGTAAGGCAGTCATGAAGCTGGCTTTGTTGTAG